Proteins encoded in a region of the Salmo trutta chromosome 34, fSalTru1.1, whole genome shotgun sequence genome:
- the LOC115173614 gene encoding protein JTB isoform X1 gives MGRMENDCRIPMLCLRPRVLALHALFWGLVSLRVFGAALLSEEKTTVARPVTTPCWQMEEFVVAVECFRCNAFQSKSWAACTQTGYVERINCTKSNKDEYKSCRSTLMEEHLFWKFEGAMLGLTVLFALVVVARQRSLDRLASEKVRRQIESI, from the exons ATGGGGAGGATGGAGAACGATTGCAGAATCCCCATGTTGTGCTTGAGGCCCAGAGTCCTGGCTCTGCATGCACTCTTCTGGGGTTTGGTGTCTCTCAG AGTGTTTGGTGCAGCTCTGCTGAGTGAGGAGAAGACCACAG TGGCCAGGCCGGTGACCACCCCCTGTTGGCAGATGGAGGAGTTTGTGGTTGCGGTGGAATGCTTCCGGTGCAACGCTTTCCAGTCG AAGTCATGGGCAGCATGTACTCAGACGGGATATGTGGAGAGGATCAACTGCACCAAGTCTAATAAAGACGAGTACAAGAG CTGCCGCTCTACCCTGATGGAGGAACACCTTTTCTGGAAGTTTGAGGGAGCCATGTTGGGCCTTACCGTACTGTTCGCCCTCGTAGTGGTCGCTAGGCAACGTTCGCTGGACCGGCTTGCCTCCGAGAAAGTCCGCAGGCAGATCGAGTCCATCTAG
- the LOC115173614 gene encoding protein JTB isoform X2 yields MGRMENDCRIPMLCLRPRVLALHALFWGLVSLRVFGAALLSEEKTTVARPVTTPCWQMEEFVVAVECFRCNAFQSSWAACTQTGYVERINCTKSNKDEYKSCRSTLMEEHLFWKFEGAMLGLTVLFALVVVARQRSLDRLASEKVRRQIESI; encoded by the exons ATGGGGAGGATGGAGAACGATTGCAGAATCCCCATGTTGTGCTTGAGGCCCAGAGTCCTGGCTCTGCATGCACTCTTCTGGGGTTTGGTGTCTCTCAG AGTGTTTGGTGCAGCTCTGCTGAGTGAGGAGAAGACCACAG TGGCCAGGCCGGTGACCACCCCCTGTTGGCAGATGGAGGAGTTTGTGGTTGCGGTGGAATGCTTCCGGTGCAACGCTTTCCAGTCG TCATGGGCAGCATGTACTCAGACGGGATATGTGGAGAGGATCAACTGCACCAAGTCTAATAAAGACGAGTACAAGAG CTGCCGCTCTACCCTGATGGAGGAACACCTTTTCTGGAAGTTTGAGGGAGCCATGTTGGGCCTTACCGTACTGTTCGCCCTCGTAGTGGTCGCTAGGCAACGTTCGCTGGACCGGCTTGCCTCCGAGAAAGTCCGCAGGCAGATCGAGTCCATCTAG